The Thermococcus sibiricus MM 739 DNA window AGTCGTTCTCGTAGATGCACTTGTTGTAGGCGTTTTCAAGTGTGTCCGAGTATGTAAAGGTTGAGTCGTCTATATCTTTTGTCTCTCCATTGAACTCACACTGACCGTTGGAGCAGGAGATGGTCTGGGTTTTGAGGGATTCCCAATTCCCACTGGTTTTTAAGTATTGCACTTTGGTTTCCACATTGTTTTGATAAGCCAAAAGTTGATTTTGCTCCGTAGACTTTATAGCCTTCGGAACAACGCCTTCACCAAACCAGAAAACAGTAATCAATATTATCACAAGGGCAAGGGCAACCATTGCAGAATACTCAAGAGAACCCTGGGCCTTTTTCATAAAAATCACCAAAAAAGTAAATTAATTAGGAAAGATCAGGTTGAACCGCTAGAAATAACTCCAAAGACCTCACAAGCAATTAGCTTACCAGCTTGGCAGTCTGTATATACCGTGGTAATATAGGCTTCATTACTATATTCATCTGACCCCTTGTTATAGAGTTCCTCATATGTGGATGGAATAGTATAAGTTACATTGCCATCGGAAGTAATTATTTTCAAATTTGTATTATTAACTTGAATTTTTGCAGTTTCCCACCATCCCTTTGCTTGGAATGATGACTTAACAAGCTCTGCTTGGCTCTGTAGGGCCGCTATGTCACTTGTACCAGTGGCTTGCTGACCAGCACCACTAATGTACCTAACCACAACAAATATTATTATCAAGGCTGCTGCGATCATGAAGAGGTACTCCAGCGCACCCTGACCCTTCTTCCGTTTAAACAATTTTCTCAAATTTATCATTTTCTCTACACCTCCATATGGAAAGTCATCATATAAGTTACGCTAAAGCCATATAAATATATTTCTCCCCAATTATGTCTATTATTATCTCAAAATTGACTAACATTGAATGGAAATTTTCCAATATTACTTAAGTTATCATTGTATTTTATCCAACATAAGTCAAAATACCATCAAAACCTATGAGAGCTACTAAGAGGTATACCAATAAATTTCCAAACAATTGGATATTTTACTATTGATTAACTCTATACTTGAGTGTTCTATAGTTTCCCAATTGCATTTACACCTCACCAAATCATATAAATATTCTAAATACCAAATTATGCATATAACTTCCTCAAAATTGTGGTGAGTGAAATGTTGCTCTTCATTGAATGTGAATCATCAAGTGTAGAAGGTTGTTTAAAAGAACTGAGAGAAAAGGCTAAAATCCTTGAAAGCATGCCAGGATCGATAGAAAAAGCTAAAATAGAGCTTTCTTTTGGAGCTTTTATGGAAATAAAGATAGCCCTAAGCATAGATCCCACAAAAAAAGCAGATAAATACATAGTAGCCGAACATACCTCAGGTAAAGACATTATCGAAAGGCTGCAGGAGAAGATTAGGAAAAAAATAAAGAACACTGAAATAGTTGACTTCACCTTTGGAACCTATACGATGCCCATAACTCGAAGAAAATATGCCGTGGGGATAGCGGTGGTTAACAGGCCCCAAGGAAAGGGAAACCTTGAAAACTTGAGCATTGAAGAAAGAAGAGCAATCCTGGGGAAAGCTCTTGAACTCTTTGGCTGGAATCCCAAAGCGCTAAACATATCTGAAATAGCTAGACTCTTCAACGTTTCAAGGGATTCAATATACAACGATATAGAGCAGATTTTGAAAGAGAGGGGATAAACCCAAAAGAAGTTTTTATGAGTACAGCTTCTCCAAAGTCTTCTCTTCGCTATAAGAAAGGGCTGGAATATTCCATTTCTTCGGCTTTATTAAGGAGTCTTGGTAAGGCATTTCAGCAACCCCTAAATGGCAATTAAAAAATGGATGGTTTGATCAGGCCTCTGTTGACATTATAAAGAGAAAACTTACAAGAATGTATACCTCAAATCCACCCGAAATTATTAAAAATATATTTCATACTTTGGATGAGTCAGAAAACAGAAAATAAAATTAAAAAATCACTGAACAACACTTATTGGCACTGGAGTTGCCGACAAGATAAATATGACCAACACAACCAAAGCCAAAACTATTCTTTTAGGCGAAATTGGGCTAACCTCATCTAAAGCCCCTGGGTTCCCAATCCTACCCATGAGTAAAATTATAAACCCCTCTATAAGCCAACCGGCCCATAGAACACTCAAACCTATCATGGCCAATCCCAAGCCAAATGTTAGGATTGAATGAAGTTTCTCCCCAAGAAATGCTCTTGCTATATGACCCCCATCAAGCTGGGCCGCTGGAACCAAGTTTAGGAAAGTCACGAGGATCCCTACCCATCCGGCTATTGCTACCGGGTGGAGGTAAATCACATAATCTTCAGGTATCTTAAAGATGTACTTCTCAAGGAAAATCATTATCAAACTCTCTCCAAACGCTATGCCTCCACCAACTTGAGCAATTGCGCTAGTAGGTAATGCGGGAGAGAGCCTTAGACCTATTAGCAGCACTGGGATTGCCACAATAAACCCTGCTATCGGTCCGCTTGAACCGAGATCTATGGCCGCATTTCTCGTTGGGATTGGATACTTAACCCTTATCACCGCACCAAGCGTCCCCAGTATATTAGGGAAGGGGATAAAGTATGGAAAAGTAGACTTCACCCCATGGAAAGTTGCTGCTATTTTATGGCTCATTTCGTGAGTGC harbors:
- a CDS encoding class III signal peptide-containing protein, whose product is MKKAQGSLEYSAMVALALVIILITVFWFGEGVVPKAIKSTEQNQLLAYQNNVETKVQYLKTSGNWESLKTQTISCSNGQCEFNGETKDIDDSTFTYSDTLENAYNKCIYENDLDSCKAIVYVLGE
- a CDS encoding class III signal peptide-containing protein codes for the protein MINLRKLFKRKKGQGALEYLFMIAAALIIIFVVVRYISGAGQQATGTSDIAALQSQAELVKSSFQAKGWWETAKIQVNNTNLKIITSDGNVTYTIPSTYEELYNKGSDEYSNEAYITTVYTDCQAGKLIACEVFGVISSGST
- a CDS encoding HTH domain-containing protein encodes the protein MLLFIECESSSVEGCLKELREKAKILESMPGSIEKAKIELSFGAFMEIKIALSIDPTKKADKYIVAEHTSGKDIIERLQEKIRKKIKNTEIVDFTFGTYTMPITRRKYAVGIAVVNRPQGKGNLENLSIEERRAILGKALELFGWNPKALNISEIARLFNVSRDSIYNDIEQILKERG
- a CDS encoding site-2 protease family protein: MPKGVYECIDCGHREVMESNDALLEKACPKCGGDMVIVGFEITPVVEEEPAKDLIEKLSNFYSLGKTESRGDVTAFEVLEIRESNFEKVLKELESIGYWGALKKKEGKVVLYIFPAQEIKKENPFIGIGLFIATVLSTLFAGYWLSSSYIVFLDEYNLPGIRNIYLNALAFSISVLAILGTHEMSHKIAATFHGVKSTFPYFIPFPNILGTLGAVIRVKYPIPTRNAAIDLGSSGPIAGFIVAIPVLLIGLRLSPALPTSAIAQVGGGIAFGESLIMIFLEKYIFKIPEDYVIYLHPVAIAGWVGILVTFLNLVPAAQLDGGHIARAFLGEKLHSILTFGLGLAMIGLSVLWAGWLIEGFIILLMGRIGNPGALDEVSPISPKRIVLALVVLVIFILSATPVPISVVQ